In the genome of Leptospira tipperaryensis, one region contains:
- a CDS encoding metal-sensitive transcriptional regulator: MATEETSKLLINRIHRIKGQLDAVEKGILNDSMDCEKTLLLLKAASQAIKKFGEAYVQEYMDRCLVENKKKPNMENIRTAIKAAFFL, encoded by the coding sequence ATGGCGACGGAAGAAACTTCTAAACTGCTCATCAATCGGATCCATAGAATCAAAGGCCAGCTCGACGCGGTCGAAAAAGGTATTTTAAACGACTCGATGGATTGCGAGAAAACGCTTCTTTTGTTAAAAGCCGCGAGCCAAGCGATCAAAAAATTCGGAGAAGCCTACGTTCAAGAATATATGGATCGTTGCCTCGTGGAAAATAAGAAAAAACCGAATATGGAAAACATTCGGACTGCCATCAAGGCCGCCTTTTTTCTCTAA
- a CDS encoding DUF2892 domain-containing protein: protein MNGWYRERLLFLIGGTVSLIGVTLGFFVSPWGFVLNFLVGFNMVLFATSGFCPMSWILKGFRIPSLRETLEGNI, encoded by the coding sequence ATGAACGGCTGGTACAGAGAAAGGTTACTTTTTTTAATCGGTGGAACCGTATCTTTGATAGGAGTTACTTTAGGGTTCTTTGTAAGTCCTTGGGGATTTGTTTTGAATTTTCTCGTCGGGTTCAACATGGTCCTTTTTGCTACTTCAGGATTTTGTCCGATGTCTTGGATTCTGAAAGGATTCCGAATTCCCTCTCTAAGAGAAACCTTAGAAGGAAATATATGA
- a CDS encoding TetR/AcrR family transcriptional regulator gives MSSREFGPKTRILETAVRLFQSQGYGNTGINQIIQESKTAKASFYDHFPSKDDLGRAYIEFYGEEQLVLLEKLKSRSTNPQEFIRAWTQILRRQTRNSAFAGCPMANTVAQIASTSHAISEEAKRVSLKTIEILASYLADWQKEGLVSKNADPKLLARRVFACYEGVLHTWKLTGKISALDDLPIIVDAVFQSVSSNKV, from the coding sequence ATGTCAAGTAGAGAATTTGGACCAAAAACGAGAATTTTAGAAACCGCCGTTCGACTTTTTCAATCCCAAGGTTATGGAAATACGGGAATCAATCAAATCATCCAAGAATCCAAAACCGCAAAGGCCAGTTTCTACGATCATTTCCCATCCAAGGACGATTTAGGCCGCGCCTATATCGAATTCTATGGCGAAGAACAACTCGTCCTTTTGGAAAAATTAAAATCCAGATCTACAAATCCTCAAGAGTTCATTCGAGCTTGGACCCAAATTTTAAGAAGACAAACTCGAAACAGCGCGTTTGCCGGTTGTCCGATGGCAAATACGGTTGCTCAGATCGCCTCCACTTCTCACGCCATTTCGGAAGAAGCCAAAAGGGTTTCTCTGAAAACAATCGAAATCCTAGCTTCTTATCTTGCGGATTGGCAGAAGGAAGGTCTGGTTTCTAAAAACGCGGATCCAAAACTTCTTGCGAGACGCGTTTTTGCCTGTTACGAAGGAGTTCTGCATACTTGGAAACTTACGGGAAAAATTTCGGCGTTAGACGACCTTCCGATCATCGTGGACGCGGTCTTTCAGAGTGTCTCTTCAAACAAGGTTTGA
- a CDS encoding efflux RND transporter permease subunit, protein MKDNQIHKTGFAGKIALAFVHSKLTPILIFSSLFLGIIAVFLTPKEEEPQISVPMIDIQLAAPGFSRYEVERKVTEPVERAVWGLEGVEYVYSASGDHNAIVTVRFEVGQPLEPSLVKIHHKLMEVQKELPPNVTPATVRSLTIDDVPFLALTFSSDQRDDYSLRTLVAPLARELSGTPDLSKVELLGGRKKSIRVIADPLRMNRSGISVYEIANSLKLNDTFLPVGQNWGKEKKYDVEVGTTISKLEDVRSLPVAQRGGRVIRVSDVAEILEGPQERNKESVLYDKTIDGKARDSVTISFSKRKGTNVVPLSKELLDRAESFGKNLPKDVRMSVIRDYGSTADAKSKELIEHLMIATVSVSILIALWMGFRASIVVSVAIPVTLALTLALYYFLGYTLNRVTLFALIFSIGILVDDAIVVVENIERHLKENPKRSILESTIAAVSEVGNPTILATFTVIAAILPMAFVRGLMGPYMKPIPVGASLAMILSLLVAFIVTPWISVRLLKTTHSHSEKEKISKLDRIYIRVVNWLLASKLHSIQFGAGIVGLLLLASSLVAFKAVKVKMLPFDDKDEFQVLIDFDPRTPLTKSVDRSKILAEGILKNENVEKVQIFGGEAAPFSFSGMVKHSFLRKSDWQIDLHVVLKSKEHRSVKSHEIIESLREEIANFGRMENAVTKVLEIPPGPPVLATFVAEIYGPTETERKKTAFEIHKILSEQKGVIDLDSSLRPGRPKIVYPFDSNLGGVLGVRSETIARNGQFLFSETPILSLSEAIHPEEITVDLSVSDKIRSSQNPFHSITVSSMESGSIPSESVLKNPYVRENLTLNRKNLRSVEYVTSEFYGEEEAPVYGILKLAPKILYPTGTAETPRNTDQIFVKWDGEWFITYEVFRDLGGAFALVMILIYVLVLGWFKNYFLPLIIMAPIPISLIGILPGHWFTGAYFTATSMIGFIAGAGIIVRNSIILVDFIESEIRFGKPLKQAVIDAGVVRFRPMLLTASAVVVGSAIMLLDPIFQGLAVSLIFGEIAATILSRFAVPTLYYWFLGKNRVQELTAETE, encoded by the coding sequence ATGAAAGATAATCAAATTCATAAGACAGGTTTTGCGGGAAAAATCGCGCTCGCGTTTGTTCATTCCAAGCTCACACCGATTCTCATCTTCTCGAGTCTTTTTTTAGGAATCATTGCGGTCTTTCTTACTCCAAAGGAAGAAGAACCGCAGATCTCCGTTCCGATGATCGACATCCAACTTGCGGCTCCGGGTTTTAGTCGTTACGAAGTGGAACGCAAGGTTACGGAGCCCGTCGAAAGAGCGGTTTGGGGATTGGAAGGAGTGGAATACGTCTACTCTGCGAGCGGGGATCACAACGCAATCGTCACGGTTCGTTTCGAAGTCGGTCAACCGTTGGAACCTTCTCTGGTTAAAATTCATCACAAGCTCATGGAAGTTCAGAAAGAATTACCGCCTAACGTAACGCCGGCGACGGTTCGATCCTTGACGATCGACGACGTTCCATTCTTGGCCCTTACGTTTAGTTCCGATCAAAGAGACGACTATTCCTTGCGAACGTTAGTCGCTCCTTTGGCGAGAGAACTCTCCGGAACTCCCGACCTTTCCAAAGTAGAACTGTTAGGCGGAAGAAAAAAATCGATTCGTGTCATCGCCGATCCGCTTCGAATGAATCGTTCCGGAATCAGCGTCTATGAAATCGCTAATTCTTTAAAACTCAACGATACGTTTCTTCCCGTAGGTCAGAACTGGGGGAAGGAAAAAAAATACGACGTCGAAGTCGGAACCACAATTTCCAAATTAGAGGACGTACGTTCTCTACCGGTAGCACAACGCGGAGGTCGTGTGATCCGAGTTTCCGACGTCGCTGAAATTTTAGAAGGCCCACAGGAAAGAAACAAAGAATCCGTTCTCTACGACAAGACGATCGACGGAAAAGCCCGAGACTCGGTCACGATCAGCTTCTCCAAAAGAAAGGGAACTAACGTAGTTCCTCTTTCCAAAGAACTCTTAGATAGAGCTGAAAGTTTTGGTAAGAATCTCCCCAAAGACGTCCGTATGTCCGTGATCCGAGACTACGGATCCACAGCGGACGCGAAGTCCAAAGAATTGATCGAACACCTTATGATCGCCACGGTTTCGGTGAGTATTCTCATCGCGCTCTGGATGGGCTTCCGCGCTTCCATCGTCGTATCCGTCGCGATTCCGGTGACCTTGGCTCTGACTCTCGCACTCTACTATTTTTTGGGTTACACACTCAACCGTGTCACGTTATTCGCTCTTATCTTCTCGATCGGGATCTTGGTCGACGACGCAATCGTGGTGGTCGAAAACATAGAACGACATCTAAAAGAAAATCCAAAACGTAGTATCTTAGAATCTACGATCGCCGCCGTTTCCGAAGTGGGAAACCCGACCATTCTCGCGACCTTTACGGTGATCGCGGCGATTCTTCCGATGGCGTTCGTGAGAGGATTGATGGGTCCGTATATGAAACCGATTCCGGTCGGCGCGAGTCTTGCGATGATTCTTTCCTTATTGGTCGCCTTTATCGTCACTCCTTGGATCAGCGTTCGTCTTTTAAAAACGACCCACTCACATTCCGAGAAAGAAAAAATTTCCAAATTGGATCGGATCTACATTCGAGTCGTAAACTGGTTACTGGCGTCAAAACTTCATTCTATTCAATTCGGAGCCGGGATCGTAGGACTTCTTTTACTCGCCTCGTCTTTGGTCGCGTTCAAAGCCGTAAAAGTAAAGATGCTTCCTTTCGACGATAAGGACGAGTTTCAAGTTCTGATCGACTTTGATCCGAGAACTCCTCTTACAAAAAGCGTCGATCGATCCAAAATTCTCGCGGAAGGAATATTAAAGAATGAGAATGTAGAAAAAGTGCAGATCTTCGGCGGAGAAGCTGCGCCCTTTTCCTTTTCGGGAATGGTAAAACACAGCTTTCTTAGAAAATCGGATTGGCAGATCGATCTTCACGTCGTTCTCAAATCCAAAGAACACCGCTCTGTCAAAAGTCACGAGATCATAGAATCTTTGCGGGAAGAGATCGCAAACTTCGGAAGAATGGAAAACGCGGTCACAAAGGTTTTGGAAATTCCACCGGGCCCTCCCGTGCTTGCAACCTTTGTCGCAGAAATTTACGGACCCACCGAAACGGAACGCAAGAAAACAGCATTCGAAATTCATAAAATTCTTTCCGAACAAAAAGGGGTTATCGATTTGGATTCGAGTCTGCGACCGGGAAGACCGAAGATCGTTTATCCTTTCGATTCCAACCTCGGAGGAGTTTTGGGAGTACGTTCGGAAACGATCGCAAGAAACGGACAGTTTCTTTTTTCGGAAACTCCGATTCTTTCCTTATCCGAGGCGATTCATCCCGAGGAGATCACGGTGGATCTTTCCGTATCGGATAAAATTCGTTCTTCTCAAAATCCATTTCATTCGATAACGGTATCTTCGATGGAAAGCGGATCCATCCCGTCAGAAAGTGTATTAAAGAATCCTTATGTTCGCGAGAATCTTACGTTAAACAGAAAGAACCTGAGATCGGTCGAATACGTGACGAGCGAATTTTACGGAGAAGAGGAAGCTCCCGTTTACGGGATTCTTAAATTGGCTCCGAAAATTCTTTATCCGACCGGGACCGCGGAAACTCCGCGGAACACCGATCAGATTTTTGTAAAATGGGATGGAGAATGGTTTATCACATACGAAGTCTTCCGAGATTTGGGAGGAGCCTTTGCACTTGTGATGATTCTTATCTATGTTCTTGTGCTCGGTTGGTTTAAAAATTATTTCCTACCGTTGATCATCATGGCTCCGATCCCGATCTCTTTGATCGGAATTTTGCCGGGACATTGGTTTACGGGAGCGTATTTTACCGCGACTTCGATGATCGGTTTTATCGCCGGCGCGGGAATCATCGTTCGAAACTCGATCATTCTCGTGGACTTTATCGAATCTGAAATTCGTTTTGGAAAACCTCTCAAACAAGCCGTGATCGACGCGGGTGTCGTTCGATTTCGTCCGATGCTTCTGACTGCGTCCGCGGTCGTCGTAGGAAGTGCGATCATGCTCTTGGATCCGATCTTTCAAGGACTCGCGGTCTCCTTGATCTTCGGAGAAATTGCTGCGACGATTCTCAGTCGATTTGCGGTTCCTACTCTCTACTATTGGTTCTTAGGTAAGAATCGAGTGCAAGAACTGACCGCAGAAACGGAGTAA
- a CDS encoding nitroreductase, with product MSSTEITETEFLNISGVATSVEEAVQTRHSVRDYESRAIEESVLQDLFQKSLRAPSWKNSQPWKVHVVSGARRDKMANLLVERAKKGEPVPDTIWPSAFPADAKRRMFDLGMKIYGVAGIERKDKEARDNFMLRNFEFFGAPTAVFITTEFDLNFYIALDIGCYLNTLMLLARSYGLGSVPQAALSAFPEVVRSELGLSESEKVVCGLSLGYPKADSNLNRFHTPRESSGDIVKFY from the coding sequence ATGTCATCTACAGAAATCACTGAAACCGAATTTTTAAACATCTCCGGAGTTGCGACGAGCGTAGAAGAAGCCGTTCAGACACGTCACAGCGTCCGGGACTACGAATCAAGAGCGATCGAAGAAAGCGTTCTACAGGATCTCTTTCAAAAATCACTTCGAGCGCCGAGTTGGAAAAACAGCCAGCCTTGGAAGGTGCACGTAGTAAGCGGGGCGAGAAGGGATAAAATGGCAAATCTTCTCGTGGAAAGAGCGAAGAAGGGCGAGCCGGTTCCGGATACGATCTGGCCTTCCGCATTTCCAGCCGATGCAAAGAGAAGAATGTTCGATCTTGGGATGAAAATCTATGGTGTCGCCGGAATCGAACGTAAGGACAAAGAAGCAAGAGACAACTTTATGCTTCGTAACTTTGAATTCTTCGGAGCTCCTACGGCTGTCTTTATCACGACCGAGTTCGATCTGAACTTTTACATCGCACTCGATATAGGTTGTTATTTGAATACTCTTATGCTGCTTGCTCGAAGTTATGGTTTGGGATCGGTGCCTCAGGCCGCGTTATCCGCCTTTCCCGAGGTGGTAAGATCGGAGTTGGGTCTTTCCGAATCGGAAAAAGTTGTTTGCGGATTGAGTCTCGGATATCCAAAAGCCGATTCGAATCTCAATCGGTTTCACACACCGAGAGAATCTTCCGGAGACATCGTTAAGTTTTACTAA
- a CDS encoding TolC family protein, translating to MKSFLRVLPILISFLASPFLGDVRAESILEFSEVWSRIQTQAPNLKSKALEVQAAEISKDRAKKHWLPKVYADVRSYQTNDPALNFMGKLGQRSATQSDFSTSSVRSQPSNFLDANNQPYTNFNSNTANVFAKDTLNNPGSQTYARGTLGIELPLYEGGAKSSASLIQEQKLSAVQSEEKYIRFREYSNAAVAYQSILLAEENHKIAENLHRKITDFLNRYQIGNRSNLVGFSGSLALKSLQLILDISKKEQETLRQSAEETLHFLAVDLPSDFKPKKNTLLKFVGEYLPLPSEQESGHTPLADAYSAYANGAKESVNSEKSKFLPKVAAYAETYAYDGNRNFANSYNAGIYLQMNLLSPSDLGALDEAKVKAEGAKKKSEEIRLREESNFRILIQQEKTLSENLNSIYESVRLQEEQLQVSQKLFSNGTIQAPQLAESFSAMVNLLRMKTASESEYLRIRGELSVYSKKGNSDER from the coding sequence ATGAAATCCTTTTTGAGAGTTCTTCCGATTCTCATTTCATTTCTGGCCTCACCCTTTTTGGGTGATGTCAGAGCGGAAAGTATTCTTGAATTTTCGGAAGTCTGGTCGAGAATTCAAACACAAGCTCCCAACTTAAAATCGAAGGCCCTGGAAGTTCAGGCGGCGGAAATCTCCAAGGATCGAGCCAAAAAACACTGGCTCCCAAAAGTTTACGCCGACGTCCGTTCTTATCAAACAAACGACCCGGCTCTGAATTTTATGGGGAAACTTGGACAAAGATCCGCTACTCAGTCCGACTTTTCCACCTCAAGCGTCCGTTCTCAACCCTCGAACTTTTTAGACGCAAACAACCAACCCTACACGAATTTCAATTCGAATACGGCTAACGTTTTTGCAAAAGACACTCTCAACAACCCAGGCTCTCAGACTTACGCAAGAGGAACCTTGGGAATCGAACTTCCTCTCTACGAAGGAGGCGCCAAATCTTCAGCTTCTTTAATTCAGGAACAAAAACTCAGCGCGGTTCAATCGGAAGAAAAATATATTCGTTTTCGTGAATATTCCAATGCGGCCGTCGCTTATCAATCCATTCTCTTAGCTGAAGAAAACCACAAGATCGCGGAAAATCTGCATCGTAAGATTACGGACTTTCTCAACCGTTATCAAATCGGCAACCGTTCCAATCTCGTGGGTTTTTCCGGATCGTTGGCTCTCAAGTCTTTACAACTCATATTAGATATTTCTAAAAAAGAACAGGAAACTCTCCGACAAAGCGCCGAAGAAACGCTTCACTTTCTAGCGGTCGATCTTCCGTCCGATTTTAAACCGAAGAAAAACACGCTTCTAAAATTTGTGGGAGAATATCTCCCTCTTCCTTCCGAACAAGAGTCGGGACACACTCCGCTCGCGGACGCTTATTCCGCATACGCAAACGGCGCAAAGGAATCCGTGAATTCCGAAAAATCAAAATTCTTACCCAAAGTTGCGGCTTACGCGGAGACATACGCTTACGACGGAAATCGCAACTTCGCGAATTCGTACAACGCGGGAATCTATTTGCAGATGAATCTTCTCAGCCCTAGCGACTTAGGCGCGTTAGACGAAGCGAAAGTGAAAGCGGAAGGAGCCAAAAAGAAATCGGAAGAAATCAGACTCAGAGAAGAAAGTAATTTTAGAATTCTCATTCAACAAGAAAAAACCCTTTCCGAAAATTTGAATTCCATCTACGAATCCGTTCGACTCCAAGAAGAACAACTGCAGGTTTCTCAAAAACTTTTCAGCAACGGAACCATCCAAGCTCCTCAACTCGCTGAATCTTTTTCTGCGATGGTCAATCTTCTCAGAATGAAAACCGCCTCCGAATCGGAATATCTACGAATTCGAGGCGAACTCTCCGTCTATTCAAAAAAAGGAAATTCCGATGAAAGATAA
- a CDS encoding sodium:solute symporter family protein: protein MLGISVILYLLTTILIGAIASRFVSDSKDYVLAGRRLPLFLASSALFATWFGSETLLGASSRFVDEGILGVIEDPFGAALCLFLVGLFFARPLYRMNILTFGDFYKNRFGRRAEVVSSIFMIPSYFGWVAAQFVALGIILHSLTGLPTSTGIFLGAGVVLVYTAIGGMWAISLTDFLQTILIVLGLSYLVWDLSETAGGIGVVLESTKPGFFRFVPEADPKSILTYIAAWMTIGLGSIPQQDIFQRVMASKSEKVAVYSSLLASFFYLSIALLPLLAVLCARKVYPEIAAGDAQMILPKTVLAHTGLFTQILFFGALLSAVMSTASGAILAPASVLGENVIRPFLKNPSEKYLLRILRISVVVITLISLTMAIAKNNIYELVSQASALSLVSLFVPLLAGLFWKRSTSTGAVASMICGFLVWLFWNLGSFEIPASIPGLFASWLALLVGDFLERRGYGFSKQGNEREESIPEM, encoded by the coding sequence TTGCTCGGCATTTCCGTAATTCTATATTTATTGACTACGATTCTGATCGGCGCGATCGCTTCTCGTTTTGTAAGCGATTCGAAGGACTACGTTCTCGCAGGTAGGAGGCTTCCACTTTTTTTAGCGTCTTCCGCATTGTTTGCGACCTGGTTCGGTTCGGAGACGTTGCTCGGCGCTTCTTCCCGATTTGTGGACGAAGGAATTCTTGGGGTCATCGAAGATCCGTTTGGAGCCGCGCTCTGTTTGTTTCTTGTTGGTCTTTTTTTTGCGCGTCCCCTCTATCGAATGAACATTCTCACCTTCGGAGATTTTTATAAGAATCGTTTTGGAAGAAGGGCGGAAGTCGTTTCGAGTATTTTTATGATTCCTTCCTACTTTGGCTGGGTCGCGGCTCAGTTCGTCGCTTTGGGAATCATTCTTCATTCATTGACCGGTCTTCCTACTTCGACCGGAATTTTTCTCGGAGCCGGAGTCGTTTTGGTTTATACGGCGATCGGAGGAATGTGGGCGATCTCACTTACTGATTTTTTACAGACGATTCTAATCGTATTAGGACTTTCTTATTTAGTATGGGATCTAAGCGAGACGGCCGGCGGGATCGGAGTCGTTTTAGAATCCACAAAACCTGGATTTTTTAGGTTTGTTCCGGAGGCGGATCCGAAAAGCATTTTGACCTATATCGCGGCTTGGATGACGATCGGCTTGGGCTCGATCCCACAACAGGATATCTTTCAGAGGGTGATGGCTTCCAAATCGGAAAAGGTCGCGGTGTATTCTTCTCTCTTGGCTTCTTTCTTTTATCTGAGCATCGCCTTACTACCGTTACTCGCGGTTCTTTGTGCGAGGAAAGTTTATCCTGAAATCGCGGCCGGGGACGCTCAGATGATTCTTCCCAAAACCGTCTTGGCTCATACCGGATTGTTTACGCAGATTCTTTTTTTCGGGGCGCTTTTGTCCGCAGTGATGAGCACCGCGAGTGGTGCGATCTTGGCGCCGGCTTCCGTATTGGGCGAGAACGTTATACGCCCGTTCTTAAAAAATCCGTCCGAAAAATATCTTTTGAGAATATTAAGAATTTCTGTTGTAGTAATCACTTTGATTTCCTTAACGATGGCGATCGCAAAAAATAATATCTACGAACTCGTTTCTCAAGCTTCCGCCCTGAGTTTGGTTTCTCTTTTTGTTCCTTTGTTAGCTGGTCTTTTTTGGAAACGTTCCACGTCCACGGGAGCCGTCGCATCCATGATCTGCGGATTTCTTGTTTGGCTTTTCTGGAACCTCGGTTCTTTTGAAATTCCCGCTTCGATTCCCGGACTCTTCGCGAGTTGGCTCGCGCTTCTGGTCGGAGATTTTTTGGAAAGAAGAGGGTATGGATTTTCAAAGCAGGGGAACGAGAGAGAAGAATCGATTCCGGAGATGTAG